The genomic segment ttattgtctTGGAAATTTGTTTTCCTTATAGGAATTTTGTGGACAAAAATGTTTTACCTTGATACATTGTTAATTTTGCAGAACAGAAGACCTCCTCGAAGCTGTTTTGCAGGGAAGAAATGGGTCGGTCTTCTGTTATGGTGCCACAGGAGCAGGAAAGACTTATACAATGCTTGGGACAGTTGAGAATCCGGGGGTTATGGTCTTAGCTATTAAGGATCTCTTCCACAAAATAAGGCAAAGGAGTTTTGATGGACATCATGAAGTCAATCTATCTTACCTCGAGGTCTATAATGAAACTGTGAGAGATTTACTGTCCCCCGGAAGGCCTCTCGTTATAAGAGAAGATAAGCAGGttcgatttttgaaaatatgaaaagtacTTCTTTATCCTTGCCATGGTAGTTATTCCCTTCCCATATCCATATTCTGGCTATAAAGGACTCTCTGCTTGTAGATATTGGTCATTGTTTTACAAAAAAGCAGAGACAGAGTTCTTGTTGGAGGTGGGAAGCAGAGATAAAAATATAGTGGGAAAAAAAAAGTCATTATCCTTAAATGTATATACAAATCTTATTACTATTAAGTTTCCTTATTGACCAAATATTGTGCAAAAATTTTCAGGGTATTGTGGCAGCAGGTCTTACTCAATATAGGGCATTTTCCACCGATGAAGTACTTATTTTCTTGTTTAATTTGATTCATTGTCAACTAAAGGCTTCTGTTCACCAGTCATGGAATGAAATTGAACAttcttttttctcaaaatttttttGCAGGTAATGGCATTACTTCAGCAAGGGAATTTAAATCGTACAACCGAACCAACTCGTGCAAATGAAACTTCTTCCAGATCACATGCGATTCTGCAGGTGATTTTGACCCTTCCCTTTTGCAGAGTTCAATAACAAAAAGTTGCTAATTAATATTTCCTTTACATGCTATGCAACTCCAGGTCATTGTCAAATACCAAACAAAAGATGCTCTAAACAATGTTGTGAACCGAAGTGGAAAGCTTTCACTTATTGATCTAGCAGGTTCCGAGAGAGCTCTTGCTACTGATCAGAGAACTCTTAGATCTCTTGAGGGTGCCAATATTAATAAATCACTTCTTGCCTTGAGCAGTTGCATTAATGCCCTGGTCGAGGGTAAAAAACACATCCCTTATCGCAATTCAAAGCTCACCCAACTGTTAAAGGACTCCCTGGGTGGAGCTTGTAATACAGTGATGATTGCAAATATTGGTCCAAGTAGCCTTTCATTTGCGGAAACACAAAACACACTTCACTGGGCAGATCGAGCCAAAGAGATCCGTTTAAAGGTCAGTCCTCAAGTATTGAGCTTTTTGCATGTGTTTTACTGATATCTACTCTCTTCAAATTCCAAAATGCAATACTTGCattattcataaattaaaatgtgaGCTTTTGTTTCTTTCAAGTCCTAAATTTGTTATGCAAGCATTCATATCATTGATCATTATCAATCTGAAAGATACCAAATGAAGGTTTGTTTTTTAAGTAAGTTTCACCCTGTATTACTTGTACGAAGTAGTAGGCAGTTGGAGAAGCTGCTTTAGCTAATTAACTTAATGATTTTAATATTCTAATCTTGTACAACTTGTGAttcttattttcttcttctccgATTCTTTGACTTCTGACCCTTTTCCTTCCGTCTCAAGTCTTCATCAATTTAATGCCTAGACAAGCTCCTCTAGTGACAACGCCCAGCACCGAGTTAAAGCcgtttttcaaaatatttacgaagtttgttatttgttgcaggcttgtGAAGTAAATGAGGAAATGCAAATACCAGATTCCGAAACAGATCAGGCCAAGTTGTTACTTGAGTTACAGAAAGAAAACAGAGAATTGCGAATGGAGTTGGCTCGTCAACAACAAAAGCTTCTAACCATCCAAGCACAAAACTTGGCCTTAAATTCCTCACCCACCCCTTCCACGGTCTTTTCTCTACTATCCCCGGCTCCATCCTCGTGTCAGCCAAACGAAAAACGAAAACCAAGATCGTTTTTCTTGGAAAGAAACTGCTTCACACCTGAATCAAAGAAAAAAGTCGGGATTGAACCTGTCAAAGACCTTTCAAAAACTATGAAGGCGTTTGAGGCAGAAATAGAGAGAATGAAGAAAGATCACACATCGCAGATAAAACAAAAGGATGGTTATATTAACGAGCTTTCTCAAAAGGTCGAAGCACTAAGCCGAGTTGGTGGTGGCGAAAGGGTGGCAAGGGTTATCACCCAATCAAAACTGAACCCGAAGGAACCAACTAAGGGCGACTCTAAATGCCCTTCTTATCGCTTTCTGTCTCCTGCCCCTACTGCCAAAAAAAGAACCTTTTGGGACATAACTGCAGCTAATAGCCCTTCTGTCACTACATTAACTGGACGAAAGACTCGGAGCCATTTTGTTGCTGGTGCTGCAGCCCCTTCTATGCTTCTACAGGTACTCCATGATCAAGAATTTCATTTCTCAAGTCATtgcttccttttatttcatattCAAATCTTGAATAGCTTCTAGGTGTTAAACTGTGTTTTTCGTGTTTCTGGTGCTTCATGTGATCCATGATGACTCGTAGCCTGGTTTTTCTCGCCAAATGACCGAAACTTTGAAGCGTTGAAGACAGACTACATCAGATAGCAGTTTTGCCGCAGTTGGTGGCACATCCTTCGCTTGCACTGAGACAAAGTATTGGCTCGATGTTTATGTCATGTGGAGGctcattttgatttattttattatgtgttctgaATGATCCTTTTTTTCTGTGCTTTAACCAACTGTTCATCCATGTTAGAAAGAAGAACTCGCAGTTCTTTGGCTACAAAACGATAGAAGCCAGCCTTGGATTTCTTATAGCAAATTGTTGATGCTAAATCTTCTTATTTATTATGTTCCTGAAATTTGTGGCAATAAAGTGTTTTCCAATTCACCGAGTATTGTCAATACAAAaaattagttaatttaattaatgactatgataaattatttatgctAGTATCTCTTATATAAACATTATTTGGGATTAAGAGTTTTTTCTTtggtaaatttgaaataaattatctttataaattttaatttaattataattttggcTTTCATGTTAGGTAATGGTGAAGTGGTTAGGATAATGATTTAGTGAAACCTAACGGTGAAGTGGTTAAGATAATGATTTagtgaaatctttttgagtgaataatatgtttttttccACCTCCATTATTTTGGAAGAATAATAAAAGTAAATTTGGACATATATTGAAAGTACAAAATATAGTTCCCGGATTTACtcaattataaaaaatagtaaaGAATCTTTAAATTGAGCTGGAATTTATAATAGTACAGACAATTGGCACATAATGATAATGAGAATTAGATCTAAGCATTGTGCCAGGAAAAAAGACAATGTTGAGACCCTTTCAAAGCAAAAGAACCCTCAACTGACACTCATGTTGGGACCCTTTCAAAGCAAAATAACCCTCCAAAAACTGGTGTATGCTGCTTTGAATTCCAACGAGCACAATGTAATTTCTTTATTGAATAGCTAAAAAATAGTTCGTTTTGTACTTTTCTCTTCGCTGAGTGAATTTTGAACTTTGCTGCTTCATTTATACGATATAGTCGCCAGCTTAGCATATACTCTTCCGATGTGGGATCATAGTTTCCAACGTTTCAAAAGTCCCAACATACCTCCATGAAGAAAAACGTAGTAGAGAAGTTGGCCCAAAATAAATGCCCCACAATATTCAAGAATCTCATGCCACAAAACCGAGATACATTAAAGATAATCTGGATATCGATATTATAGTACATATAATGAAAATACGATAGAAGCGGCCCATTTCAATGGACTTTGACTGAAAAATTATTCGAAACTGGAATTGGCAGGGGCCGCGCGAACGCAGGCCCCCTCTATCACAAATTATGACGTAGGCTCGACCACTTGGATCGACCTTAAGACAGTGCCCCTCCCAAGTGCAATGGAGATCACAGTCCTAGGCCATGGACCTTCTTGACCGTCCATCGACCCCGTCCAGGTAAGTATGGATCTCAGGCAGTTTCCTTCAATTTATATTGTCATCTGTAATGTTCGCATCCAATTCCTCATTCGATGTGGGATTTTGGGATGTGCACACTCCAACTATTCCTTCCACCTCTATTTGCCATACAGAAGGTCATAGAAACCCGTCATGGACTGGCTATTTCGGCTTCAGTAACAGTTTAACATGTATCCCAATGATGCCCTCGAGAGGTTCCAGCAAAAAATCGACACCGTCGCCAAGGCCTCGGAAGAGTTGTTTTTATGGATTTCGAGAAGAAtaatataaacaaatcaatacaACAGAGAAAAACTGAAGTGTTTTAATTCTAGCTAATTTCTTACTTTGTATCATATCTAATTGTTATTCACCTTTGATTTATTCATTTTCTTGCTAATGCTAGAAAGTATACATGCAGTTTTTTGACACTTACATTTAAGCTGGAGATTTAAGAGCACATTTCGCTACAGATGATTGAAGTACCTAATTTCCGCTTGCTCTTGGATTTTTTAAACGAGAATGAGAACAGATTACATGAAAGACATTAGAATATCAGTGAGCATTAATTAGTTCATGTAAAGGAAatgaaccaaaaaaaaaaaactaggcTCTGAGAAAGTAAACACTAAGTTCAGGAGCAGCCTTGTTATCAGGATTGATCATGTAGAATGCCTCAGACTTTGCTGTTCCCACGACTCTTTCAAATTTAGCCCTCATATATATCACTTCCtcctcttcttctttttcttttcctaAAACACCAGCTCCCATAGATATTGGCTCCACGGCCTTCAATATCTTCCATTCCTTCTCCCCACATTCCACCTTCGTCGCGGACCCGAGCTTGTTCCTGTTGCAATAAGTCCTCCACGCTGGCTCATCTAAGAGACTCACCTGATTGATCAGGCCTCTGTTGTCACACTCGAAGGCAATACGGACTAGTCCCATCCCCATCTCTCGGACCAACCCTATCAAATATATATCCAGGAATATTTTCTTAGTATATAGATCACAAGATTTTGAACAACTTTAGTTGAGTGAGTTGCTGAATTACTGCGAAGTACTGATCAGGCAAACTGACATCAACTACggatatacatacatacatacaaacTGCGAAGTACTGATCAGGCAAACTGACATCAACTACggatatacatacatacatacatacatatattcaTGATGCATATATTATGTTGTTTGTTCTTGCCTGTTATTGGTGTAGCGAGTTCAACCAACAAAATCGGCGTCGATTTCGCGTCCTTCTGGAAAGCCAAATGCACATTGCCACGCTTGTTTCCGAAAAGGGTTCCAAGAACTAGTCGTCGCTGAAAGCGCGATGCTCGACTTTTGACGAAGGAGTTTAGCACGGCTTGCAGCCTGGAAACAGCAACTGCAGCTTGCAGTATTTTCTTTCTCCT from the Primulina tabacum isolate GXHZ01 chromosome 8, ASM2559414v2, whole genome shotgun sequence genome contains:
- the LOC142553219 gene encoding kinesin-like protein KIN-8A; the encoded protein is MPVSTRITRSQNLISQSRDDRNREKGSRAPRKDPLEDTHKMVVNPHHGLKEKMKALTLLYEQQKRGLAEPRFFTHPSVDLIGSSKRDEKENKILKPNSGNVMSEHAYSAHLPCKLPPGPVIDDFKETKRSSAVVRKLSMGPKLELREDKKENAPEIGNLAEKTRGWASRILVFVRLRPMAKKEKEVGSKCCVRIVNKRDVYLTEFSNENDYLRLKRVRGRHFAFDASFPESTNQQEVYCTTTEDLLEAVLQGRNGSVFCYGATGAGKTYTMLGTVENPGVMVLAIKDLFHKIRQRSFDGHHEVNLSYLEVYNETVRDLLSPGRPLVIREDKQGIVAAGLTQYRAFSTDEVMALLQQGNLNRTTEPTRANETSSRSHAILQVIVKYQTKDALNNVVNRSGKLSLIDLAGSERALATDQRTLRSLEGANINKSLLALSSCINALVEGKKHIPYRNSKLTQLLKDSLGGACNTVMIANIGPSSLSFAETQNTLHWADRAKEIRLKACEVNEEMQIPDSETDQAKLLLELQKENRELRMELARQQQKLLTIQAQNLALNSSPTPSTVFSLLSPAPSSCQPNEKRKPRSFFLERNCFTPESKKKVGIEPVKDLSKTMKAFEAEIERMKKDHTSQIKQKDGYINELSQKVEALSRVGGGERVARVITQSKLNPKEPTKGDSKCPSYRFLSPAPTAKKRTFWDITAANSPSVTTLTGRKTRSHFVAGAAAPSMLLQPGFSRQMTETLKR
- the LOC142553220 gene encoding protein MIZU-KUSSEI 1-like, which produces MNNKKISSKRQFHWTTKISNIEEKNDTNNVSSFLQEPQKILNSLSKKHDQNDLTEAEAGKSCHLRRKKILQAAVAVSRLQAVLNSFVKSRASRFQRRLVLGTLFGNKRGNVHLAFQKDAKSTPILLVELATPITGLVREMGMGLVRIAFECDNRGLINQVSLLDEPAWRTYCNRNKLGSATKVECGEKEWKILKAVEPISMGAGVLGKEKEEEEEVIYMRAKFERVVGTAKSEAFYMINPDNKAAPELSVYFLRA